One Bacteroidota bacterium DNA segment encodes these proteins:
- a CDS encoding sulfotransferase produces the protein MINKSERKTPIFFILGRPRTGTTLLLKLFDAHPNVMIPWESQYIVNLYPRYGKLTSWTKNDLEDFYNDLEATWQFKFWDLDHVKLKEDLLALEGEISYPEICKWIHQQSRSMYPKKEIEWIGDKNPGYTIYVDRLKKIFPEAKFIFINRDYRDNFVSIRNVDFELPVVSITTYKWKYFYKKALKAKERFPDDVLLLRYEDLAAEPEKYFGNVCVFLGLDSVPEVFEFHRKKEEAEALLRTERSKIHHASLMNPINTGRIRLWEKKMTEKEIRMADLVAGRYAEKAGYERRFQRSGLLTWLQSLPGVFYARFIYCITPIVDKLPYKLRAQVLNKGPLVLVKLFSGFFKMRSSGHWILYSVFCILYLQ, from the coding sequence TTGATTAATAAATCGGAACGAAAAACACCAATATTCTTCATTCTAGGCCGCCCCCGAACCGGCACGACCCTGCTATTGAAACTTTTCGATGCCCACCCGAACGTAATGATCCCCTGGGAATCCCAGTATATCGTCAATTTATATCCCAGGTATGGCAAGCTGACATCCTGGACAAAAAATGACCTGGAAGACTTTTACAACGACCTGGAAGCTACCTGGCAGTTTAAATTCTGGGATCTGGACCATGTGAAGCTTAAAGAGGACCTTCTGGCGCTGGAGGGAGAGATCAGCTACCCGGAGATCTGCAAGTGGATTCATCAGCAAAGCCGTTCTATGTATCCTAAGAAAGAGATTGAATGGATAGGTGACAAGAACCCGGGATATACGATTTATGTTGATCGGTTGAAAAAGATCTTCCCGGAAGCAAAGTTTATCTTTATCAACCGCGATTACCGGGATAATTTTGTTTCCATCCGCAATGTGGATTTCGAGCTTCCGGTGGTTTCTATTACAACCTATAAGTGGAAATATTTTTACAAAAAGGCATTGAAAGCAAAAGAAAGGTTTCCTGATGATGTGTTGCTTCTTCGCTACGAAGATCTGGCAGCCGAACCGGAAAAATATTTTGGCAATGTTTGCGTGTTTCTCGGATTGGATTCTGTCCCGGAGGTTTTTGAATTCCACAGGAAGAAAGAGGAAGCGGAAGCTTTACTCCGCACCGAACGTTCAAAGATCCACCATGCCAGCCTCATGAACCCGATCAATACCGGACGGATAAGGCTGTGGGAAAAGAAGATGACGGAAAAGGAGATCCGCATGGCAGACCTGGTGGCGGGGAGATATGCGGAAAAAGCCGGCTATGAAAGAAGATTCCAACGATCTGGACTTTTGACATGGCTGCAGTCGCTTCCGGGTGTGTTTTATGCGCGGTTTATTTATTGCATCACACCTATCGTTGATAAGTTACCCTACAAATTGCGGGCGCAGGTATTGAATAAAGGGCCGCTGGTTCTTGTAAAGCTCTTTTCAGGTTTTTTCAAAATGCGTAGCTCAGGGCATTGGATTCTGTATTCTGTATTCTGTATTCTGTATTTGCAATAG
- a CDS encoding B12-binding domain-containing radical SAM protein produces the protein MGNKRYKLILINPLNKRSLVVTNELLSVYPPISLGILAALTPSHWEVEILDEIFEPFQYREADLVAFTALTANVNRAYEIAGIYRRNGIPTVLGGIHASMMPSEAALYVDTIVKGEAESIWENLIRDFEHGQLKDFYEGELLEMKKSPMPRIDLYHPGYGMGSIQTTRGCPMTCEFCSVHIFNGKKYRFRPLEDVIKEYTSIPQERVAFVDDNLTGYSRQSSERIKTMCRMIIDSGIRKQWFCSASMNVGEDTELLHLMSAAGCQMIFLGIESEVIDQLAAMNKSVNYKIGVENFDRIYKNIHDAGIAVLGAFIFGLESDTAETIRNRADYILNSDVDAMQVTVLTPLPGTVLYDRLKTQNRLLYTNYPKDWERCTTTQLTYKPLHMDPDEFNAITTESWEKLYNSKALTRRIIKTTKMTRNPEAAKWAFSANVQYHNIFLEGKTNRQEISDLFS, from the coding sequence ATGGGTAATAAAAGATATAAGTTAATCCTGATCAACCCCCTGAATAAAAGGAGCCTGGTTGTGACCAACGAACTTTTATCGGTCTATCCACCTATATCTTTGGGTATTCTGGCTGCATTAACACCAAGCCACTGGGAAGTGGAGATCCTGGATGAAATCTTTGAGCCTTTTCAATACCGGGAAGCCGACCTCGTGGCATTCACCGCCCTGACTGCCAATGTAAACCGTGCTTATGAGATTGCAGGAATATACCGCAGGAACGGGATACCAACCGTCCTGGGTGGCATTCATGCATCCATGATGCCCTCCGAAGCTGCTCTGTATGTCGATACCATTGTGAAAGGGGAAGCCGAAAGCATCTGGGAAAACCTGATCAGGGATTTTGAGCATGGGCAATTGAAGGATTTTTATGAAGGAGAACTCCTTGAAATGAAGAAATCACCCATGCCCAGGATAGACCTGTATCATCCGGGTTATGGTATGGGAAGCATACAGACGACCCGTGGTTGCCCCATGACCTGTGAATTCTGTTCCGTGCATATCTTTAACGGTAAAAAATACCGCTTTCGTCCACTGGAAGATGTGATTAAGGAGTATACAAGTATACCCCAGGAAAGGGTTGCTTTCGTAGACGATAACCTTACCGGGTACTCCAGACAATCGTCGGAAAGAATAAAAACTATGTGCAGGATGATCATTGATTCGGGCATCAGGAAGCAATGGTTCTGCTCTGCTTCCATGAATGTAGGAGAAGACACGGAGCTTCTCCACCTGATGTCGGCTGCAGGATGCCAGATGATCTTCCTGGGTATTGAATCGGAGGTGATTGACCAGCTTGCTGCCATGAATAAAAGCGTTAATTACAAAATAGGCGTGGAAAACTTCGACCGGATTTACAAGAATATCCACGATGCAGGTATTGCCGTACTCGGGGCTTTTATCTTCGGACTTGAAAGTGATACGGCTGAAACCATCAGAAATCGAGCCGATTACATCCTTAACTCAGATGTGGATGCCATGCAGGTCACCGTACTCACTCCCTTACCCGGAACAGTGCTTTACGATCGCCTGAAGACCCAAAACAGGCTCCTTTATACCAATTATCCTAAAGATTGGGAGCGATGCACCACTACACAGCTTACTTACAAGCCTTTGCATATGGATCCGGACGAATTTAATGCAATCACAACCGAATCCTGGGAAAAACTATACAACAGCAAAGCACTCACCAGACGAATCATCAAAACCACCAAAATGACCCGTAATCCTGAAGCTGCAAAATGGGCTTTTTCTGCCAATGTTCAATACCACAACATCTTCCTGGAAGGGAAAACAAACAGGCAGGAAATCAGCGATCTTTTTTCCTGA
- a CDS encoding B12-binding domain-containing radical SAM protein: MAKKKYRLLLINPLNRRRAGLILDPASIYPPMAFGIIAALTPENWDVEILDENFDTFEYKEADLVAFTALTSSVNRAYELAEIYRKNKVPTVIGGIHVSMLPDEALQYADTVVIGEVENVWSVLIEDFEKKRLKNIYHGKLMSMLHSPSPRIELYHPKYVFGSIQTTRGCPMKCEFCSVHTFNGSKYRFRPVEDVIEEYARIPQDRVYFVDDNLVGYSKASADRIIEICKGIIDKGIDKGWFCSASMNIGENEELLEYMAKAGCRMIFLGIESENIEQLRMVNKKTNLRIGVDNYARIYDTIHKHGISILGAFIFGLETDTAETIRHRTDYILESGVDAIQTTILTPLPGTILYNRLKDDGRLLYTDYPKDWERHSFSELVFQPRYMAVDEFEEVIRDSWARLYDEKSLRKRFIRTIKSTQNPTAATWSYASNVQYYNMFFEGLREPIDARDFFK, translated from the coding sequence ATGGCAAAAAAGAAATACCGGCTATTACTCATTAACCCACTGAACCGGCGGCGTGCCGGCCTTATCCTCGATCCGGCCTCCATATACCCTCCCATGGCCTTTGGCATCATTGCCGCCCTCACCCCGGAAAACTGGGACGTTGAGATCCTGGATGAGAATTTTGACACATTCGAATATAAAGAAGCCGACCTGGTTGCCTTCACTGCTTTGACATCGTCGGTGAACAGGGCTTATGAACTTGCGGAAATATACCGTAAAAACAAGGTGCCAACCGTCATTGGAGGGATCCACGTCTCCATGCTGCCCGATGAAGCGTTACAATATGCCGATACAGTAGTGATAGGAGAAGTTGAAAATGTATGGAGCGTATTGATTGAGGATTTCGAGAAAAAAAGGCTAAAAAATATTTACCACGGTAAACTGATGTCAATGCTCCATTCCCCAAGTCCCCGCATTGAACTTTATCATCCGAAATATGTATTTGGCAGCATACAAACAACCCGTGGATGCCCGATGAAATGCGAATTTTGCTCGGTACATACGTTCAATGGCAGCAAATACCGCTTTCGCCCCGTAGAAGATGTGATTGAAGAATATGCCCGAATCCCCCAGGACAGGGTCTATTTTGTGGATGATAACCTGGTGGGATATTCCAAAGCTTCAGCCGACAGGATCATTGAGATCTGCAAAGGGATCATTGATAAAGGTATTGACAAAGGATGGTTCTGCTCCGCCTCCATGAACATAGGAGAAAATGAGGAATTGCTTGAATATATGGCTAAAGCCGGATGCAGGATGATCTTCCTGGGTATTGAATCGGAAAACATCGAACAACTGCGGATGGTCAACAAGAAAACCAATCTCAGAATCGGTGTTGATAATTACGCCCGGATATACGACACCATCCATAAACATGGTATTTCCATCCTGGGAGCCTTTATTTTCGGACTGGAAACCGATACGGCCGAAACCATCCGCCACCGCACCGATTACATCCTGGAATCAGGTGTGGATGCCATTCAAACAACCATACTCACCCCATTACCCGGAACCATCCTGTATAACAGACTTAAAGATGATGGCAGGTTGCTTTACACCGATTACCCGAAAGACTGGGAAAGGCACTCGTTCTCAGAACTGGTTTTTCAGCCCCGGTATATGGCAGTGGATGAGTTTGAAGAAGTCATCCGCGATTCCTGGGCCAGGTTGTATGACGAAAAATCATTAAGAAAAAGGTTTATCCGAACCATCAAATCAACACAAAATCCCACTGCCGCTACCTGGTCCTATGCTTCGAACGTTCAATACTATAACATGTTTTTTGAAGGATTACGGGAACCGATAGACGCCCGCGACTTTTTTAAATAA
- a CDS encoding radical SAM protein: MRIAVIAPMIQLDSYHLDLTVRLKENDREVTLDSLYQLALRDFETEKVPWELKHEDDIPAAGYYLTALLRKEGYMVYLSNNAGKESIKEMEAFGPDIVCISTTMIVSILTIREIVRQIRNLMPDVFIIAGGVFIWKNFLAYQGMHYDTIKDLEDYNLFHSRNSSMGIDAYVAAPHGRDSLLRLLEEFKKGRMAFYEQIPNLILARPPGFYHTIREEENIDFDNDFIHWEYIDKMPLRIPLRTSIGCPYRCRFCDFCVLYPGIFLRSSESLQKEISMIRAKLGQQIAVIHITDDNIFINQKRLDEICNLFGQQDDFHWIAFMRASSIKESNVDAIKRSGLLMAFLGVESGDRGQLRRMRKSLQLHEQKRGIELLDNAGISILMSLLIGFPGENKETIRNTADFINSLDLRQMVTTYQMFPMNIFPLSDLGNPEFRKKFSLTGNDREWSHATMTGKEAPSYGYDLFRQVEAVPYHYYDESHFFNRGVFTLEERINLFRLRHDLTINCIEKQSRQKKTSLIQEMLKVMGFDPLLVTDEVADMFYVKEQAHFKIIRK; encoded by the coding sequence ATGCGCATTGCTGTTATAGCTCCCATGATCCAGCTTGATTCTTATCATCTGGATCTTACAGTCAGACTGAAGGAAAACGACAGGGAAGTCACCCTCGACTCATTATATCAGCTTGCTTTACGTGATTTTGAGACGGAAAAGGTTCCCTGGGAGCTTAAACACGAAGATGACATACCTGCTGCAGGGTATTATCTCACGGCTTTACTTCGTAAGGAAGGTTATATGGTTTACCTCTCTAATAATGCCGGAAAGGAATCAATAAAGGAAATGGAGGCTTTCGGACCGGATATCGTGTGCATTTCCACTACGATGATTGTTTCCATATTGACGATAAGGGAAATTGTACGGCAGATCAGGAATCTGATGCCGGATGTATTCATTATTGCAGGAGGAGTTTTTATTTGGAAGAATTTCCTGGCATATCAGGGAATGCATTATGATACGATCAAAGATCTGGAGGATTATAATCTTTTCCATTCACGCAACAGCAGTATGGGAATTGACGCTTATGTTGCCGCACCGCATGGAAGGGATTCGTTGTTAAGACTGCTTGAAGAGTTTAAAAAGGGGAGAATGGCCTTTTATGAACAGATACCCAATCTGATCCTGGCAAGGCCACCAGGGTTTTATCATACCATCAGAGAGGAGGAAAACATTGACTTTGACAATGATTTCATCCATTGGGAGTATATTGACAAGATGCCTCTGCGCATTCCTTTGCGTACATCCATCGGATGCCCTTACAGGTGCCGTTTTTGTGATTTTTGTGTTTTATATCCCGGGATATTTCTAAGATCATCCGAAAGCCTGCAGAAGGAAATATCCATGATCAGGGCAAAACTGGGCCAACAGATTGCCGTGATACATATCACTGACGATAATATTTTCATCAATCAAAAAAGGCTGGATGAGATATGTAATTTATTCGGACAACAGGATGATTTCCATTGGATTGCATTTATGAGGGCTTCTTCCATTAAGGAATCGAACGTAGATGCAATAAAAAGATCGGGTTTGCTGATGGCATTTCTGGGAGTGGAGTCGGGTGACCGGGGACAACTCCGGAGAATGAGGAAATCCTTGCAATTGCACGAACAAAAAAGAGGGATTGAACTGTTGGATAACGCGGGGATTTCTATCCTTATGTCGCTGCTGATAGGGTTTCCGGGAGAGAATAAGGAAACCATCAGAAATACCGCGGATTTTATCAATAGCCTGGATCTTCGTCAGATGGTTACAACCTATCAGATGTTCCCCATGAATATTTTTCCTCTGAGCGATCTCGGAAATCCTGAATTCAGGAAAAAGTTCAGTTTGACCGGTAACGACAGGGAATGGAGCCATGCGACAATGACCGGCAAAGAAGCACCGTCATATGGTTATGATTTATTCAGACAGGTTGAAGCGGTACCTTATCATTATTACGATGAAAGCCATTTCTTCAACCGTGGGGTATTTACCCTTGAGGAAAGAATCAATCTTTTCCGGCTCAGGCACGATTTGACCATAAATTGTATTGAAAAACAATCCCGGCAGAAAAAGACATCTCTTATCCAGGAGATGTTAAAAGTTATGGGCTTTGATCCTTTATTGGTTACGGATGAAGTAGCTGATATGTTTTACGTGAAGGAGCAGGCGCATTTTAAAATAATCAGGAAGTAA
- a CDS encoding DUF2442 domain-containing protein has translation MKILEEYREDYSKIVTIVKAEYLQNWRIKIQFDDGTEKTIDFKPFIEESNHPEIKKYLNETLFQDFDIVNGNLNWNDYDMIFPVWDLYQGKITS, from the coding sequence ATGAAAATTCTTGAAGAATATAGAGAAGATTATTCCAAAATTGTAACCATTGTCAAGGCTGAATATTTACAAAATTGGAGAATTAAGATACAATTCGATGATGGTACTGAAAAAACTATTGATTTTAAACCATTTATTGAAGAATCAAATCATCCTGAAATTAAAAAATACCTCAATGAAACTTTATTCCAGGATTTCGATATTGTTAACGGGAATCTAAACTGGAACGATTATGATATGATTTTCCCTGTTTGGGATTTGTATCAGGGGAAAATTACTTCCTGA
- a CDS encoding DUF4160 domain-containing protein — translation MPKIYEYLGILIFFYSNEHHPVHVHARKGTFESKAEFIINEGKIVEIRIKEVRGNKPLQGNDLVNFKAFLLSYGNNIVKKWVDYFVYHKNVNFERITKRIK, via the coding sequence ATGCCAAAGATATATGAATACCTTGGGATTTTAATATTTTTCTATTCGAATGAACATCATCCGGTTCATGTTCATGCAAGAAAAGGAACATTTGAAAGCAAAGCTGAATTTATAATTAATGAAGGTAAAATCGTTGAAATAAGAATCAAGGAAGTTAGGGGCAACAAACCCCTTCAAGGGAATGATTTAGTAAACTTTAAAGCTTTTCTTTTAAGTTATGGCAACAATATAGTTAAAAAGTGGGTAGATTATTTTGTTTACCATAAAAATGTTAATTTTGAAAGGATTACAAAAAGAATCAAATGA